The nucleotide sequence ATTGCAATAATAATCACCAAGGGCAGTGAACCGACTCCAATATGCTCCATTTGTGAAAAAACTAATTTTCTATTTTTAAATATTTTCGGAAAAAATCCGATTACTTTGAGTAAAAGAATTGAGACTTGTCCAAATTCTTGAAAGAAATTAATGATTTTTCTGCCAATATATGAAAACATTATTTCCAATAAACTTAAATTCAAATTTATATGCACTAAAAGATATTGATTTATTTGTAAAGTATTTAATTAAAGTTTAAATATCGAGCAAAGCTAATATTATTTTATCTATTCTCTAAAATAATAGAATTAAATTGACATATGTTTAAAATCGAACAGAATAGTGCATTTTTTTAAGTTGATATAGACAATATTTCTTTTATATTGTACATTTAGTATACAAATTTATGAAAAATTTATCGGGTTAAATTATGTCACCAATTAACTTTGTTGAAATTGAAGAAACCACAAATGTAAAAATTCCGGAGAATCTTGTTTTCGGAAAAAATTTTACAACACATTATTTTGAAATGGATTACGAAACTGGAAAAGGTTGGTATAATCCTACAATTAAAAAATTCGGCAATTTTCAAATTTCACCGGCTGCTTTAGTATTTCATTATGGACAAGCGATTTTTGAAGGTTTGAAAGCTTATAAACATACCGACGGGAAAATTGCACTTTTCCGCCCGGATGAAAATATTAAAAGAATGAACAGATCCGCGGCAAGATTATGCATGCCTGAACTTGATATGGATTTAGCTATTACCGCTCTAAAAGAATTAGTTAAATTAGAACACGAATGGATTCCAACAAAACCGGGTCATTCTCTCTATATTCGTCCATTAATGTTCGCATGCGATCCTTATATTGGAGTTAAAGCCGGAGATCAATTTAAGTTTATGGTTATGCTAAGTCCGGTTGGACCATATTATCCGGAAGGATTTAAACCAGTTCCAATTTTAACTACGGATAAATATGTCAGAGCCGTTAGAAAAGGAGTTGGTGATTGCAAAACAGCTGGAAATTATGCGGCAAGTTTATTGGCTCAGCGCGAAGCAAAAAAAGAAGGCTACTCACAAGTGCTTTGGTTGGATGCCATAGAACAAAAATATATTGAAGAAGTCGGAACCATGAATATTTTCATGCAGTTTAAAAATGAAGTTGTTACTCCAAATTTAAGCGGATCAATACTTCCAGGTGTTACAAGAATGTCTGTCATTGATATTCTGAAAGACTGGGGCTATAACATGAATGAGAGACAAATTTCAATTGATGAAGTTGTGAAGGAATACAATAACGGTAATTTATTGGAAATTTTCGGAACCGGAACCGCGGCAATTATTTCTTCAATAAGTAAATTAAAATACAATGATGCAATTATGAAATTCAGTGATGAAACAGCAGGCGAACTTGGTACAAAATTATACGAAGAAATTCTTGGCATTCAGTATGGCGAAAGAGAAGATAAATTCGGTTGGATGAATTATATAGATTAAATTTAAGTAATGAAATGACAACAAATGGTTGTCATTTCATTTTTATTAAAATACATCACTTTACTTCTTTGTTCAGCAATTCTTTAACAATATCTTTATGGACAGTAAAATCAAGCATTTTTAATTTTACATAATCTTCGCTGAAAATGTAATACCCCTTTAGTTTTCCATTTCTCGCGCCTGAACCCGAATCCTTAATTAAATACCAATCATTTCCGTCCTTTTCCAAATAACCGACAATGTGAATCCCATGATCATCTGTCGTAGTATTATTGCTGAACCTAAATTGTCTTGAATCCTCATCAATATATTCTGATGGAATATCAAAAGTTGGAACTACAAAAATATCCAATTCACTATTTTTGCCCGGCTCAGATACGTCACCGCCAATACAGATTGTGTATCCTTTCCTAATCCCATCTTTAATCGTTTTCATAAAATCATCAAGCGGAACATTATAATAATCTTTATTATGCCACCAATTATCTTCAACTTTATATTCAACATATTTATAATTTGGTTCCTGCTTCAAAGATAAAATTTCAATATAATCGCTCAAATTAATTTTTAAATAATCTTTTAAATATTGTTGTGGCGTTATAGTTTTTCCATCTAATGTAAATGTTTGAGGCGGAGTTCCAATCCAGTGATTCATAATTGATTTAACCGTAGTTAAAACTTCTTCTTCATTCCACAAACTATGAGCTTTAACAAATTGAAGATATTTTTCCATTTCATCAAACATATCACTAGTGTTTAAATATTTTTGTCCGGGTAATAATCCGGTAAAAACTTCACCGGGAACAATTCCGTATTTTTGCCAAATTCTCTTAACCGCATTTGATTCAGATCCGTCTCGAAAAAAATACTCACCTCTGGTTTGAACAAATCCTCTGGCTTTTTCAACAAATTCCCAGTAAACTGTCCACATTTCCGAAAGTTTTACTTTTTTCCCGAATTGCCTAAAAATTTCCGATTCATAAAAAGATGTTGTGGAAAATGACCAGCATGAATTTGTGTTTGCCTGCGGAACGGGGTCATTATGCCAAAATTTTGTGAATTTTGATTCGGCATTCGGCAAGTTATAATTTGATAAATCAATTACAAATTCCTTTGGTTTTTCGGTCTTTTTGGTATTGAAACTATCTATAGATTCTATTATCAAAGACCAGAATTCATTTTTATTTTCAGATAAAATTCCCTTATCGCGTTTCTTATCCTGAGCGAAATTTTGATTAAAATTAAAAATTGAAATAATAATTAAAATTGCAAAAAGACTTTTTTTCACAAACTCCTCCATTGAAAGCAGATTAAACTTATAATTTTAGATTGGTGTGCAAAAAGAAAAAAATAAAGTAAAAATAACTTTTAACTTATTCTAATTGAATAAACAAAATTATGAAAAGAATTTATTTTTTTATCTTTTAAATTTCACTTTCAATAATCAATACCGTTTCAAGTAAATAGTTTTGATGAATTTTATTTACATCTAATGTAAAAAATTTGAGGTATTTTTTTTCGGGTAATAATAAAAATTATTTATTTATTAGCAACCAACTGCTTAGATGATTATTTAAATAACCTTTAAATAAAGATACTTTGCGTCTCCGGGAGCGTAAAAATCTTCTAATACTGCTTCTTCTTTATAGTCACAAGCGATATAAAATTTACGTGTTGAAATGTATTGTTCTCTTCCGGATGTTTCAACGTAAATTCTATTTCCGCCTAGTTTACTAATTGCAATTTCACTTTCATTTAGTAATATTTTTCCCAAGCCCAAATTTTGATTTTCTTTATGAACAGCGATCCAATAAAGATCATAACTGAATTTTGTTGCCGGTATTGGTCCGAAACAAGAATAGCCAACGGTTTTATCATCAATTTCCAAAAATAAAAAATGGTAACCGCTTTCTAATCCTTTGCTTAAGCGTTCTTCCGCTAACTCAACCGCAATATCTACTTCTTCATCATTAAAAAAACCGGTTGATGAAACTATTTTTTTAATGTTTTCCGGATCTTCAGGTTTAATGTTTTCTCTTAAAAAATATTTTTTTAATTCTGACATGATTTCACTTATTCAATTTTGGTTTGTTGCTTAATAATTTTTTTAATTTTCAATCAAGTTGCGAATGATAAGATTGCCTCAACCATTTTTGTATAATTCCATCCGTACTTTTCACATGCCGCAAAAAATCCGCTGTCGGGTGAAATGCACGGATTTACATTAATTTCCAAAGCAAAAATATTTTCATTTTCATCAACTCTATAA is from Ignavibacteriota bacterium and encodes:
- a CDS encoding GNAT family N-acetyltransferase: MSELKKYFLRENIKPEDPENIKKIVSSTGFFNDEEVDIAVELAEERLSKGLESGYHFLFLEIDDKTVGYSCFGPIPATKFSYDLYWIAVHKENQNLGLGKILLNESEIAISKLGGNRIYVETSGREQYISTRKFYIACDYKEEAVLEDFYAPGDAKYLYLKVI
- a CDS encoding branched-chain amino acid aminotransferase, with amino-acid sequence MSPINFVEIEETTNVKIPENLVFGKNFTTHYFEMDYETGKGWYNPTIKKFGNFQISPAALVFHYGQAIFEGLKAYKHTDGKIALFRPDENIKRMNRSAARLCMPELDMDLAITALKELVKLEHEWIPTKPGHSLYIRPLMFACDPYIGVKAGDQFKFMVMLSPVGPYYPEGFKPVPILTTDKYVRAVRKGVGDCKTAGNYAASLLAQREAKKEGYSQVLWLDAIEQKYIEEVGTMNIFMQFKNEVVTPNLSGSILPGVTRMSVIDILKDWGYNMNERQISIDEVVKEYNNGNLLEIFGTGTAAIISSISKLKYNDAIMKFSDETAGELGTKLYEEILGIQYGEREDKFGWMNYID
- a CDS encoding peptidase C1, producing the protein MEEFVKKSLFAILIIISIFNFNQNFAQDKKRDKGILSENKNEFWSLIIESIDSFNTKKTEKPKEFVIDLSNYNLPNAESKFTKFWHNDPVPQANTNSCWSFSTTSFYESEIFRQFGKKVKLSEMWTVYWEFVEKARGFVQTRGEYFFRDGSESNAVKRIWQKYGIVPGEVFTGLLPGQKYLNTSDMFDEMEKYLQFVKAHSLWNEEEVLTTVKSIMNHWIGTPPQTFTLDGKTITPQQYLKDYLKINLSDYIEILSLKQEPNYKYVEYKVEDNWWHNKDYYNVPLDDFMKTIKDGIRKGYTICIGGDVSEPGKNSELDIFVVPTFDIPSEYIDEDSRQFRFSNNTTTDDHGIHIVGYLEKDGNDWYLIKDSGSGARNGKLKGYYIFSEDYVKLKMLDFTVHKDIVKELLNKEVK